A window from Podospora bellae-mahoneyi strain CBS 112042 chromosome 1 map unlocalized CBS112042p_1, whole genome shotgun sequence encodes these proteins:
- a CDS encoding uncharacterized protein (COG:P; EggNog:ENOG503NW81), whose protein sequence is MPDTPPPPITSKANDDPPPLNNVPSESTARSTGISFGPDLRGDIGPSQAGGIYNTRSITRASFDRRTAGDISQENGGPSNSSGDVEEGDDWRDKHGKTKQVFKGTTLLWLAYQSIGVIYGDIGTSPLYVYSSTFLEPPTQEDLLQVLSVIIWSLTIMVTVKYVFIILHADNEGEGGTFSCYSLLTRFANITSRDPREEVLVRMERHSTMDMRKPNRTIRDRIERSKFTHGLLKTIGVLAVSMVIADGVLTPAQSVLGAVQGLKVVKPDLSSSAIVGTSCGILIVLFLIQPFGTTKLASAFAPIVIIWLGFNGGFGIYNLVKYDWVVLKAFSPYFAIQLFSQHKTQGWRMLGGILLSFTGVEALFADLGAFSLRAIQLSWMCYAYPCLLLAYIGQAAFISVHPEAYANPFFNCVPPGMLYPSLVVAVLAAIVASQAMITATFQLTSQIMKLSYCPQVKVVHTSRVFHGQLYVPFLNWILMIGAVLVTAVYSDTTRLGNAYGVCVMFVTFFDTCMVTLVALIVWKLSPFLIFIPWLFFATMDGLYLSSALNKVPDGAWFTITVSGILTAIFLLWRFGKENQWRAEAEDRFRPTELVGKDQKGHLCLTPKWGGEPLSVIRGLGIYFDKTGVLTPAVFTHFVSKFVAVPEVAVFFHLHPVEIPTVPPEERYHVSKFGTLPGCYRLVIKHGFMDEVISPDLAALIYNQVRKAIIRQAKERLGLDSSKEVGDEDEDEVGGEKNGDNNTTSTSARTTTTTGLAGGPPGLNSRSNKLPVELRDHEVADELAKLDKAFAAKIMYIVGKEQMRVRRSSSIGRRIVLSIFLWIRENTRAKIANLRLAMDRVVEVGFVKEI, encoded by the exons ATGCCcgacacaccaccaccaccgataACATCGAAGGCCAATGACGACCCGCCTCCCCTAAACAATGTCCCGTCTGAATCCACGGCCCGCTCTACCGGTATCTCCTTTGGGCCAGACTTGCGAGGAGACATCGGACCTAGCCAGGCCGGCGGTATTTACAACACCAGAAGCATCACAAGGGCGTCTTTTGACAGACGAACCGCCGGTGACATCTCTCAGGAGAATGGTGGACCTTCCAACAGTAGCGGTgatgtggaagagggggatgacTGGCGTGACAAGCATGGCAAAACGAAGCAGGTGTTTAAGGGTACTACACTGTTATG GCTAGCATACCAATCCATCGGTGTTATCTACGGAGACATTGGCACCAG TCCCCTGTATGTCTACTCGTCGACATTCCTCGAACCGCCTACTCAAGAAGACCTTCTGCAAGTGCTCTCAGTCATCATCTGGTCGTTGACCATTATGGTCACGGTCAAATATGTCTTTATCATCCTGCACGCGGACaatgagggagaaggtggcaCTTTCAGTTGTTACTCACTCCTTACCAGATTT GCAAACATCACCTCGCGCGACCCTCGAGAAGAAGTGCTTGTGCGCATGGAACGCCACTCGACAATGGACATGCGCAAACCGAACCGTACCATTCGCGACCGGATCGAACGAAGCAAGTTTACCCATGGGCTCCTCAAGACGATTGGAGTCTTGGCCGTATCCATGGTCATTGCCGACGGTGTCCTTACACCCGCTCAATCCGTCCTTGGCGCTGTCCAGGGGCTCAAGGTCGTGAAGCCAGACCTGTCATCTTCGGCAATTGTCGGTACCTCTTGTGGCATCCTCATTGTCTTGTTCCTGATACAGCCGTTCGGAACCACCAAGCTCGCCTCGGCGTTTGCTCCCATAGTCATCATTTGGTTGGGATTCAACGGCGGTTTTGGCATCTACAACCTCGTAAAATACGACTGGGTGGTGCTCAAGGCCTTCAGTCCTTATTTTGCCATCCAACTCTTCTCGCAGCACAAGACACAGGGTTGGAGGATGCTGGGCGGTATCCTGTTATCCTTTACGGGAGTGGAAGCATTGTTTGCGGATCTTGGTGCCTTCAGCCTTCGCGCTATTCAGCTGAGCTGGATGTGCTACGCCTACCCttgcttgttgctggcgTACATCGGTCAAGCGGCCTTCATCAGTGTTCACCCCGAAGCCTATgccaaccccttcttcaactgtGTCCCCCCGGGCATGCTCTACCCTTCCCTGGTGGTAGCCGTCCTGGCAGCCATCGTCGCCAGCCAGGCCATGATCACAGCAACATTTCAGCTCACCAGCCAAATCATGAAGCTCTCCTACTGCCCCCAAGTCAAGGTGGTGCACACCTCTCGCGTCTTCCACGGCCAGCTTTACGTCCCCTTCCTCAACTGGATCCTCATGATCGGCGCTGTCCTCGTCACAGCCGTCTACAGCGACACCACCCGCCTCGGCAACGCCTACGGCGTCTGCGTCATGTTCGTCACCTTCTTCGACACCTGCATGGTCACGCTTGTGGCGCTGATAGTCTGGAAACTGTCCCCGTTTTTGATCTTCATCCCCTGGCTCTTCTTCGCCACCATGGACGGGCTGTATCTCTCCTCGGCTCTCAACAAAGTCCCGGACGGGGCGTGgttcaccatcaccgtctcTGGGATCCTCactgccatcttcctcctctggaGATTTGGCAAGGAGAACCAGTGGCGcgccgaggcggaggaccGCTTCAGGCCTACTGAACTTGTTGGTAAGGACCAGAAGGGACATTTGTGCCTTACGCCCAAATGGGGAGGTGAACCGTTGAGTGTCATTAGAGGTTTGGGGATCTACTTTGATAAGACGGGTGTGTTGACTCCAGCTGTCTTCACACATTTTGTCAGTAAATTTGTCGCTGTACCTGAGGTGGCTGTCTTtttccatcttcatccgGTGGAGATCCCGACTGTTCCCCCTGAGGAGAGGTATCACGTCTCAAAGTTTGGGACTTTACCGGGGTGTTACCGGCTGGTGATCAAGCACGGGTTCATGGACGAGGTGATCAGTCCTGATTTGGCTGCGTTGATATACAACCAGGTGAGGAAGGCGATTATCCGGCAGGCGAAGGAGCGGCTGGGACTGGACTCGTCaaaggaggtgggggatgaggacgaggacgaggtcggTGGGGAGAAGAATGGGGATAATAATACCACGAGTACCAGCGCCAGGACTACTACTACCACGGGGTTGGCGGGTGGACCTCCTGGGCTGAACTCGAGGTCGAATAAGCTGCCGGTGGAATTGAGGGATCATGAGGTTGCGGATGAGCTGGCCAAGCTTGATAAGGCTTTTGCGGCGAAGATTATGTATATTGTTGGCAAGGAGcagatgagggtgaggaggtcgagctcgattgggaggaggattgtgCTGTCGATTTTCTTGTGGATTAGGGAGAATACGAGGGCGAAGATTGCGAATTTGAGGTTGGCTATGGAtagggttgttgaggttgggtttGTGAAGGAGAtatga
- a CDS encoding uncharacterized protein (EggNog:ENOG503P5HD): protein MSPSTNTVPTGPILAAPPPWNTKATMYLIPFWTSSKTAANLPQKAYHPLEYHSSFSSPQASGKPLGGLSMVQIIRYHETPVGPYDELILCPGTFEYPLPDDQASSTKKKTGKAMRITRIYVSQKYTCWNGRKLWNLPKHLAKFTWSTPNPSNPNVQTLRVYPHDHTTPYDPTESTPSTTPLFKCTLKMIPYLPSFPFSNH, encoded by the exons ATGTCTCCTTCAACCAACACCGTCCCAACAGGACCTATCCTcgccgcccctcctccatggAACACCAAAGCAACCATGTACCTGATCCCCTTCTggacctcctccaaaaccgcagccaacctcccccaaaaggCCTACCACCCCTTGGAATACCactcctcattctcctccccccaagcaTCAGGCAAACCCCTCGGGGGTCTCAGCATGGTCCAGATAATCCGCTACCACGAAACCCCCGTCGGCCCCTACGACGAACTCATCCTCTGTCCCGGCACATTCGAATACCCCCTCCCAGACGACCAAGCCAGCTCaaccaagaagaaaaccGGCAAGGCCATGAGGATCACCCGAATCTACGTTAGCCAGAAATACACCTGTTGGAACGGCCGAAAGC TCTGGaacctccccaaacacctTGCCAAATTCACCTGgtcaacccccaacccatccaaccccaatGTCCAAACCCTCCGAGTCTACCCCCACGACCACACTACCCCCTACGACCCAACTGAATCaacccccagcaccacccccttatTCAAGTGCACCCTCAAGATGATCCCCTAcctcccatccttccccttctcgaACCACTAG
- a CDS encoding uncharacterized protein (EggNog:ENOG50KOG0218; COG:L), producing MDASTSSSDSSIIRREAPPAIVRSSNFTPRRPTTPTLDSSPDPSNASLGLSSAAYSATYDASLAPSSFAAPSYFEAEEFHHHVVCAVAESRSAGVIGLATINLTLASSQIITIANESNYTTLKQTLSAMQHKPTTFITLPRITADRASSRLAEVLEDEIGWPTYTTTMPRGCWDKALGIINIEYYAYSDQIAPLKVILSSNNFYAACAFAAVVSYIESYHGLAIRAGALNIEYVEPSGVMRMDKAAIQALELLRNGRQAQPGDNTLFALANNTRTPEGRRLLTRSVLQPMTNEEEINLHHDAVETLCGDEDVFRKLRDWLKEFDGIDLESISGWLAIDHNVIRHPVQSGIVSSSGRHMSAAVGAHELSQAEGDLSRVLGLKSYLKNVQALHQLLRAADVTDHLLVSVVSKTGADKTGPTLGLLAAVLQEDAAYSRSAAEIGHARMWAIRALPNDAIDLARTEHRRTREEAEAYFALKLALFQEVLGEAAAPKLFDDKDKGLCFKFKWADVRQYVDTDEPQPGEIWGQAKIGCVRVNLGIRRGEHYLCQTDRLLELSQQLRVHSDIITKESDKYVLELRNAIAEAGYVTDLTAIAKAVAQLDLICSHAELTTTHGYVRPKLGKELALIKARHPIMEARRGFVPNDVFSGDDTKFVVVTGTNMGGKTTYIKTIALIQILAQIGCFVPAERAAVPICDRIFVRSATNDNAAGNAGTFAVEMDEMSVILHGATNKSLVIIDELGRGTSTAEGLGLAAAMAEELVKKKSRVFFATHFLDLGKMLNAWYPSQVLNVHMTSHGSVEDGHATISLPHTVVAGPVNNWDYGLELASRYFPASLIESARQWSKYHQEQAELSRKERTSDEMKSAAEVALMHHMEQALSSQMSNIELAERLEVVTDQYKALEERGEVSNEGGEASNDNAEA from the exons ATGGACGCGTCCACCAGTTCTTCCGACTCCTCCATAATCCGGAGAGAGGCTCCTCCAGCTATCGTCAGGAGCAGCAACTTTACCCCCCGCCGGCCTACCACTCCCACCCTGGACAGCTCCCCTGacccctccaacgcctctCTTGGTCTCTCCAGCGCCGCTTACTCTGCCACCTATGACGCCTCGTTGGCTCCGTCTTCCTTTGCCGCTCCCTCCTACTTTGAAGCTGAGGAGTTCCACCATCATGTCGTCTGTGCTGTAGCCGAATCTCGCTCAGCCGGCGTTATCGGCCTCGCCACGATCAATTTGACCCTAGCCAGCTCCCAGATTATCACCATTGCCAATGAAAGCAACTATACGACTCTCAAGCAGACTCTCTCTGCCATGCAGCACAAGCCGACCACATTCATCACTCTGCCCCGTATCACTGCGGACCGTGCCTCTTCCAGACTGGCCGAGGTCTTGGAAGACGAAATTGGGTGGCCTACTTACACCACCACGATGCCCAGAGGATGTTGGGACAAAGCTCTTGGAATCATCAACATTGAGTACTACGCCTATAGCGACCAGATTGCCCCTCTCAAAGTCATACTGTCATCCAACAACTTCTACGCCGCCTGCGCCTTCGCGGCC GTCGTCTCCTACATAGAGAGCTACCATGGCCTCGCAATCCGAGCAGGCGCACTCAACATCGAGTACGTCGAGCCCTCCGGAGTCATGCGGATGGACAAAGCAGCCATCCAAGCATTAGAACTCCTCCGCAACGGGCGCCAAGCCCAACCGGGCGACAACACGTTGTTCGCGTTAGCAAACAACACGCGGACTCCGGAGGGCCGGCGCCTGCTCACGAGGAGCGTCCTCCAGCCGATGACgaacgaggaggagatcaacctccaccacgacgCGGTAGAAACTCTGTGTGGCGACGAAGACGTGTTCCGGAAGCTAAGAGATTGGTTGAAGGAGTTCGACGGGATCGACTTGGAGTCTATCTCCGGCTGG TTGGCAATAGATCATAATGTGATTCGGCACCCCGTGCAAAGCGGAATCGTGTCGAGCAGTGGTCGGCACATGTCGGCGGCCGTGGGAGCCCATGAGCTCTCACAAGCCGAGGGGGATTTGAGCCGGGTCCTTGGGCTCAAATCCTACCTCAAAAACGTCCaagccctccaccaacttcTCCGGGCCGCGGACGTGACCGACCACTTGCTTGTGAGTGTAGTGAGCAAGACCGGCGCCGACAAGACCGGGCCgaccctcggcctcctcgcGGCGGTCCTCCAAGAAGACGCCGCCTACAGCCGTAGCGCGGCTGAGATAGGGCACGCCCGGATGTGGGCAATCCGGGCGTTGCCCAACGACGCCATCGACCTTGCCCGTACTGAGCACAGGAGGACGCgcgaggaggccgaggcctACTTTGCCCTGAAGCTCGCCCTGTTCCAAG AGGTCTTGGGTGAAGCCGCTGCCCCGAAACTATTCGATGACAAGGACAAAGGACTGTGCTTTAAGTTCAAGTGGGCGGATGTCCGTCAATATGTCGACACCGACGAGCCGCAGCCCGGGGAAATTTGGGGTCAAGCCAAGATTGGTTGTGTAAGGGTCAACCTCGGAATCCGAAGAGGCGAGCACTACCTGTGCCAGACCGACCGCTTGCTTGAATTGAGCCAGCAACTTCGAGTCCACTCCGatatcatcaccaaggaAAGCGACAAGTACGTCCTCGAGTTGCGTAACGCCATCGCAGAGGCTGGTTATGTGACCGACCTCACCGCGATAGCAAAGGCTGTCGCCCAGTTGGACTTGATCTGTTCCCACGCCGAATTAACAACCACCCATGGATATGTTCGCCCAAAGCTCGGCAAGGAACTCGCTTTGATCAAAGCCCGTCACCCCATCATGGAAGCCAGAAGAGGTTTCGTTCCCAACGACGTGTTCTCTGGCGATGACACCAAGTTCGTGGTAGTGACCGGTACAAACATGGGCGGCAAGACGACATACATCAAGACAATTGCCCTCATTCAGATTCTCGCTCAGATCGGCTGTTTCGTTCCAGCAGAGAGGGCAGCTGTTCCAATTTGCGACCGAATCTTTGTCCGGTCTGCAACCAACGACAATGCTGCAGGCAATGCCGGTACATTTGCGGTAGAGATGGACGAAATGTCTGTCATTTTGCA CGGCGCCACCAACAAGAGCTTGGTGATCATTGATGAACTTGGTCGAGgaacctccaccgccgaggGTCTAGgactcgccgccgccatggcaGAAGAGCTCGTAAAGAAGAAGTCTCGTGTCTTTTTCGCAACCCATTTCCTCGATCTGG GCAAAATGTTGAATGCCTGGTATCCATCACAAGTTCTTAACGTCCACATGACCAGCCATGGTTCTGTCGAGGACGGCCACGCCACGatttccctcccccacaccGTCGTCGCCGGCCCGGTGAACAATTGGGATTACGGCCTGGAGCTCGCCAGTCGCTACTTCCCAGCAAGCCTCATCGAGAGTGCCAGACAGTGGTCAAAATATCACCAAGAGCAAGCAGAGCTTAGCCGCAAAGAGAGGACGTCAGACGAGATGAAGAGCGCAGCGGAGGTCGCCCTTATGCATCATATGGAGCAGGCGCTGTCTTCACAGATGAGTAACATTGAGTTGGCGGAGAgattggaggtggtgaccGATCAGTACAAGGCCttggaagagagaggtgaggtGTCGAATGAGGGCGGTGAGGCTTCGAATGATAATGCCGAGGCCTAA
- a CDS encoding uncharacterized protein (EggNog:ENOG503NZ92; COG:E), which translates to MSTTGNIAITGIPTTAGPDGSFPLRRELRDLQRNYPDHFNLLVLALKDFQALNESVQTSYYQIAGIHGLPYKPWNNVGSNSDWQSTSGFGGYCTHSSILFLTWHRPYLALFEQALYNSIQKIANQFPQGPLRTKYVEAAKTFRMPYFDWASQPPSGSSAFPSAFTAPSIQVVDVDGKTKSTANPIYRFVFHPVNPSPGDFPRQWSRFPTTVRYPNPRTGQSQDNRVAPILANELASLRTNVSLLLLSYTNFDAFSFNRWDPNMTPGEFGSLEDVHNEIHDRTGGGGHMSSLDVSSFDPLFWFHHTNVDRLWAIWQDLNPDNFLTPRPAPYSTFNSTEGESQTKDTPLTPFWDKSATKFWTSEEIKDTTTTFGYAYPETQEWKYRTGSEYQTSIRQAVTTLYGTNVFANFAAANVHARATEHTELIKSLSLAAPPPSAPIAEEKPLLITQEMKASPIPEHLQHLAPNNKYPEWVVNIRAQKHGLHGAFRVIVFLGPIDESDPDSWQTEFNTVGRVSVLGRSTQGPTTTKCAKCITDAADELMISGTVPLTSALLQDIVNENTDLHSLQPEEVVPYLKKELKWKVTMFETGAEKDCGEVPGLRVSVTSTEVTIGEDGLPDYSGVYTVYPEITDGKPGGMRDGEHI; encoded by the exons ATGAGCACTACAGGCAACATTGCGATTACTGGGATTCCTACCACGGCCGGTCCAGATG GATCGTTCCCCCTTCGCCGAGAGCTCCGGGACCTCCAGCGCAACTATCCTGACCACTTCAatcttctcgtccttgcGCTGAAGGACTTCCAAGCCCTCAACGAGTCAGTCCAGACATCCTACTACCAGATCGCTGGTATCCATGGTCTGCCCTACAAGCCTTGGAACAACGTCGGCAGCAACAGTGACTGGCAGTCGACAAGCGGGTTCGGGGGGTACTGCACCCATTCCTCGATTCTCTTCTTGACATGGCACCGTCCGTACCTTGCTCTCTTCGAGCAGGCTCTGTACAACTCCATCCAGAAGATTGCCAACCAGTTTCCTCAAGGCCCCCTCCGAACCAAGTATgtcgaggcggccaagacATTCCGCATGCCTTACTTCGACTGGGCTAGCCAGCCACCTTCTGGGTCTTCAGCTTTTCCCAGTGCTTTTACGGCCCCGAGCATCCAAGTGGTTGATGTGGATGGCAAGACCAAGTCCACTGCCAACCCGATCTACCGCTTCGTGTTCCACCCGGTGAACCCCTCGCCGGGCGACTTTCCTAGACAG TGGAGCCGGTTTCCCACAACTGTCCGCTACCCCAACCCGAGAACTGGGCAGTCTCAGGATAACCGCGTGGCACCCATCCTGGCCAACGAGCTGGCTTCTCTTCGCACCAACgtcagccttcttctgctgtcTTACACCAACTTTGACGCCTTCAGCTTCAACAGATGGGACCCGAACATGACCCCTGGCGAGTTCGGCAGTCTTGAGGACGTACATAACGAGATCCACGATCGAACTGGAGGGGGCGGGCACATGTCTTCTTTGGATGTGTCATCGTTTGATCCCCTGTTCTGGTTCCATCATAC CAACGTCGACCGTCTCTGGGCCATCTGGCAAGACCTCAACCCCGACAACTTCTTGACCCCCCGTCCAGCCCCTTACTCGACCTTTAACTCGACGGAAGGCGAGTCCCAGACCAAGGACACCCCCCTGACCCCCTTCTGGGACAAGTCAGCTACCAAGTTCTGGACCTCAGAGGAGATTAAGGATACCACGACCACCTTCGGCTACGCCTACCCCGAGACTCAAGAGTGGAAGTACAGGACCGGCTCCGAGTACCAAACCTCCATCCGACAGGCAGTCACAACCCTCTACGGCACCAACGTCTTTGCCAACTTCGCAGCTGCCAACGTCCATGCCAGAGCCACCGAGCACACAGAGCTGATCAAGAGCCTGTCCCTCGccgctcctcccccttcggCTCCTATCGCAGAAGAGAAACCCCTCCTGATCACCCAAGAGATGAAGGCCAGCCCCATCCCCGAACATCTCCAACACCTCGCCCCGAACAACAAGTACCCCGAATGGGTGGTCAACATCCGCGCCCAGAAACACGGCCTCCACGGTGCCTTCCGcgtcatcgtcttcctcggcccCATTGACGAGTCCGACCCTGACTCTTGGCAGACAGAGTTCAACACTGTCGGCCGTGTCTCTGTCCTTGGGCGCTCCACTCAAGGACCGACAACCACCAAGTGCGCCAAGTGCATCACTGATGCGGCAGATGAGCTGATGATCTCTGGCACGGTGCCTTTGACCTCGGCCCTGTTGCAGGATATTGTCAATGAGAATACTGACTTGCATAGCCTGCAGCCAGAGGAAGTGGTGCCGTATttgaagaaggagctcaagtGGAAGGTGACGATGTTTGAGACTGGGGCGGAGAAGGATTGTGGGGAGGTTccggggttgagggtgagtgTCACTAGCACCGAGGTTACtattggggaggatgggctGCCGGATTATTCGGGGGTGTATACCGTGTATCCGGAGATCACGGATGGAAAGCCGGGTGGTATGAGAGACGGTGAGCACATCTAA
- the BUD23 gene encoding 18S rRNA (guanine1575-N7)-methyltransferase (BUSCO:EOG092646EZ; EggNog:ENOG503NVKK; COG:Q), which produces MSRPEDTLLADVHYDDVEARKYTTSSRIQNIQASMTRRALELLDLKTPSLILDVGCGSGLSGEILSDIPPEEGGPHVWIGMDISPSMLDVALQRDVEGDLFLADIGQGVPFRAGTFDAAISISAIQWLCNAESSETSPQQRLARFFGGLYQSLKRGGRAVCQFYPKNDVQKQMITSAAVKAGFGAGMLEDDPDTKNVKVYLVLTAGQSAVANTKSGDITGVVENMEGVDVVDNRRQGRSSGKGEIKKGSKQWIIKKKEQMERKGKVVKATSKYTGRKRRIAF; this is translated from the coding sequence atgtCCCGCCCCGAAGACACCCTCCTCGCAGACGTCCACTACGACGACGTCGAAGCCCGCAAgtacaccacctcctcccgcatCCAAAACATCCAAGCCTCCATGACCCGCCGcgccctcgagctcctcgacctcaaaaccccctccctcatcctcgacgtCGGCTGCGGCTCCGGCCTCTCAGGCGAGATCCTCTCCGACATCCCCCCCGAGGAAGGCGGACCTCACGTCTGGATCGGCATGGACATCTCCCCTTCCATGCTCGACGTCGCCCTGCAGCGCGACGTAGAAGGCGACTTGTTCCTCGCCGACATCGGCCAGGGCGTCCCCTTCCGCGCCGGCACCTTCGACGCAGCGATCAGCATCAGCGCCATCCAGTGGCTTTGCAACGCCGAGAGCAGCGAGACCTCTCCCCAgcagaggttggcgaggtttTTCGGGGGGTTGTATCAGAGCTTGAAgcggggtgggagggcggTGTGTCAGTTTTATCCAAAGAACGATGTCCAGAAGCAGATGATCACTTCTGCTGCGGTCAAGGCTGGTTTTGGGGCGGGTATGCTTGAGGATGATCCTGATACGAAGAATGTAAAGGTTTACTTGGTCTTGACGGCGGGTCAGAGCGCGGTGGCCAATACCAAGAGCGGGGATATTACCGGTGTGGTTGAGAAtatggagggggtggatgtggtggataACCGGAGGCAGGGCAGGTCGTCTGGGAAGGgagagatcaagaagggTAGCAAGCAGTGGAttatcaagaagaaggaacagatggagaggaagggaaaggTTGTCAAGGCTACGAGCAAGTACACGGGGCGGAAACGTCGGATTGCTTTCTAG
- the SVP26 gene encoding erv26 superfamily protein (EggNog:ENOG503P13K; COG:I; COG:T) has product MWILPLVGYLGSIVGFGFMTLAIASGLYYLSELVEEHTVIAKRFLSKLIYSIMALQLLLCVVDRFPFLLTVLGIFSHFIYLGNMRRFPFVKLTDPLFLASCALVLINHYVWFKHFSHHQERAYQNVSYYDTPDDIPTFTEIASYFGLCVWLVPFALFVSLSASDNVLPTMGSGSSGDFSSSSTSNGSKKRGQGMFKALVDGVLNTMAELGNMTGLKKLEDRL; this is encoded by the exons ATGTGGATCTTGCCGTTGGTCGGATACCTCGGGTCGATCGTGGGCTTTGGCTTCATGACCCTGGCCATAG CCTCCGGCCTCTACTACCTCTCTGAACTCGTCGAAGAGCACACCGTCATCGCGAAGcgcttcctctccaagctcatTTACTCGATCATggccctccagcttctcctctgCGTCGTCGACcgcttccccttcctcctcaccgttCTCGGCATCTTCTCACACTTTATCTACTTAGGCAACATGCGGCGCTTCCCCTTTGTGAAACTCACCGACCCCTTGTTCCTCGCCTCGTGTG CCCTCGTTTTAATCAACCACTACGTCTGGTTCAAAcacttctcccaccaccaagaacgCGCCTACCAAAACGTCTCCTATTACGACACTCCTGACGACATCCCCACCTTCACCGAGATCGCCTCCTACTTTGGGCTCTGCGTCTGGCTCGTTCCCTTCGCATTGTTTGTTTCCCTCTCAGCAAGCGACAACGTCCTCCCCACCATGGGAAGCGGGAGCAGCGGTGacttctcctcgtcgtctACATCAAACGGCAGCAAAAAGAGAGGACAGGGTATGTTCAAGGCGCTGGTGGATGGAGTCCTAAATACAATGGCCGAGTTGGGCAACATGAcggggttgaagaagctggaggataGGCTCTAG